From the Methanobacterium spitsbergense genome, one window contains:
- a CDS encoding MATE family efflux transporter, whose protein sequence is MNNSNNEISLGGVDKRVSMITGDPKKAIRALSIPMIISMLLMMAYNLADSIWVAGLGPNSLAALGFITPLFMMVIGLGNGLGAGANSLISRCIGANNKKGSDNAAIHSLILTLILSSMLTVFVLIFLKDILLAMGAGESLNLAIQYGQIVFGGLIFLIFSSVASGILRAEGDVKRPMYAMAATAIINIILDPIFIYYFGLGVSGAAIATIISATISSALILYWLLLKRDTYVSLSRKDFHASWNVIKDILGVGLPASAEFFVMSILGIFVNIMLVMTGGTDAVAVYTAGWRVVMIAMIPAIGIGTAAITIAGAAYGSRKYDNISIALNYSSKLAIGIASITGLIIYVFASSIASIFAYSPESAFMAPSIAAFLQVMCLFLIVVPLGISASSVFQGMGKGLTSLILTVIREVLFISVFAYLMAFTLGLGVYGIWWGIVIGGAFGCGIAYLWASRYIKGLKRSYYKQDNYKSRISSGE, encoded by the coding sequence ATGAATAATTCTAATAATGAAATATCCCTGGGGGGCGTGGATAAACGAGTATCAATGATCACAGGAGATCCAAAAAAGGCAATACGTGCTCTTTCTATCCCAATGATAATTTCAATGCTTCTTATGATGGCTTACAATCTGGCAGACAGCATATGGGTTGCGGGACTTGGACCAAACTCTCTGGCAGCATTAGGATTTATCACACCACTATTTATGATGGTAATAGGGTTAGGAAACGGTCTTGGTGCCGGTGCAAATTCATTAATATCGCGATGTATAGGTGCAAATAACAAAAAAGGTTCGGATAATGCTGCAATACACTCCTTAATCCTTACACTGATCCTTTCATCTATGTTAACAGTATTTGTATTGATCTTTCTTAAGGATATACTTCTGGCAATGGGTGCTGGCGAATCACTCAACCTAGCAATACAATATGGACAAATTGTCTTTGGGGGATTAATCTTCCTGATATTTTCAAGCGTTGCTTCAGGTATACTCAGGGCAGAAGGGGATGTTAAGAGACCAATGTATGCAATGGCTGCCACTGCTATTATTAACATAATTCTTGATCCAATTTTCATATACTACTTTGGATTAGGAGTTTCAGGTGCAGCAATTGCAACTATAATATCTGCAACGATTTCATCGGCTTTAATTCTTTACTGGTTGCTCTTAAAACGGGATACATATGTATCGTTATCCAGAAAAGATTTCCATGCAAGCTGGAATGTTATAAAAGATATTCTGGGTGTTGGATTACCTGCAAGTGCTGAATTCTTTGTAATGTCCATATTAGGAATTTTTGTTAATATAATGCTGGTTATGACCGGAGGAACAGATGCTGTAGCAGTTTATACTGCAGGTTGGAGAGTTGTAATGATAGCCATGATACCTGCTATTGGAATAGGAACTGCTGCAATCACAATTGCAGGTGCAGCATATGGGTCACGAAAGTATGATAATATTTCCATCGCTCTTAACTACTCATCTAAATTGGCAATTGGAATTGCATCAATAACCGGTCTGATAATCTATGTATTCGCTTCAAGTATAGCTAGTATCTTTGCATATTCACCTGAAAGCGCATTCATGGCACCATCAATAGCAGCATTTCTACAGGTTATGTGCCTTTTCTTAATTGTAGTTCCTCTAGGAATTTCTGCAAGTTCGGTATTCCAGGGAATGGGAAAAGGATTAACCTCATTAATTCTTACTGTAATCAGAGAAGTTTTATTCATTTCAGTATTTGCCTATTTAATGGCATTTACTTTGGGTTTAGGCGTATATGGAATATGGTGGGGAATAGTAATAGGAGGGGCTTTCGGATGTGGAATAGCATACCTTTGGGCATCTAGATATATTAAAGGTCTTAAAAGAAGTTATTATAAACAGGATAATTATAAAAGTAGAATCTCTTCTGGAGAATAA
- a CDS encoding MarR family winged helix-turn-helix transcriptional regulator, which yields MYKAEKLLKINNSKIPLGLIVSMIHRTRMMYLNDRVGDMDITPGQFPFIMVLSNEEGITQEELAAHFHIDKGTVARALRKLEDKNYLFRKVDLKNRRRYFIYLTDKGKRTVPKITNIEQEWENSICSKFSEEEYGRLFEILKILAINSLEKVNRNGENKK from the coding sequence ATGTACAAAGCTGAAAAGTTACTTAAAATTAATAATTCCAAGATTCCACTTGGACTTATTGTGTCTATGATACATAGAACAAGAATGATGTACCTTAACGATAGGGTGGGAGATATGGATATTACTCCCGGTCAATTCCCATTTATAATGGTGCTCTCAAATGAAGAGGGTATCACTCAAGAAGAGTTAGCAGCACATTTTCACATTGATAAAGGAACTGTTGCTCGTGCTTTAAGGAAACTTGAAGATAAAAACTATCTTTTCAGGAAAGTGGATTTAAAAAACCGCAGAAGATACTTTATTTATTTAACTGATAAGGGAAAGAGGACCGTTCCCAAGATAACAAATATTGAACAAGAATGGGAAAATTCTATTTGTTCAAAGTTCTCTGAAGAGGAATACGGTAGATTATTTGAAATTTTAAAAATCCTAGCTATCAATAGCTTGGAAAAAGTAAATAGAAATGGAGAAAATAAAAAATGA
- a CDS encoding NAD(P)-dependent oxidoreductase: protein MKVGFIGFGEVASTLSQGLMENGADVYTCILGRGTRTKEMAKKTKVKLYNSYRMLAERSDILISSVVPSNAIDVAEMVGKYSKGIYVDMNNVSPKTVRKTLGMIKNGKTVDAAIIGSVLKNGINVKVIASGAFAEAFAELEDYGMNITVVGDENGQASGIKLLRSAYTKGVSALLFESIYHAYKMGIDKEVLNYISETEGQDFTDSSISRIISAAFHAERRSEEMIEVVEMLSEKQNPIMSKATAEFFRNLSKNIKRHENRPDNYIEVFNLLSED from the coding sequence ATGAAAGTTGGATTTATTGGATTTGGAGAGGTTGCATCAACCTTATCTCAGGGTCTTATGGAAAATGGTGCCGATGTTTATACTTGTATTTTAGGTAGAGGTACCAGAACAAAGGAAATGGCCAAAAAAACTAAAGTGAAGTTATACAACTCGTATAGAATGCTGGCAGAAAGGTCGGATATTCTCATATCTTCAGTTGTACCTTCAAATGCTATTGATGTTGCTGAGATGGTTGGGAAATATTCTAAGGGTATCTATGTAGATATGAACAATGTTTCTCCAAAAACTGTTAGGAAGACTTTGGGAATGATAAAAAATGGAAAAACAGTTGATGCGGCTATAATTGGTTCTGTTTTGAAAAATGGAATTAATGTGAAGGTAATAGCTTCAGGTGCTTTTGCAGAGGCTTTTGCAGAATTAGAAGATTATGGGATGAATATTACAGTTGTTGGGGATGAAAATGGTCAAGCTTCAGGAATAAAACTTCTTAGAAGTGCCTATACCAAGGGCGTTTCTGCATTACTTTTTGAGTCAATTTATCATGCTTATAAAATGGGTATAGATAAGGAAGTTCTTAATTACATTTCAGAAACAGAAGGACAGGATTTTACAGATTCATCTATTTCAAGGATAATATCTGCTGCATTTCATGCTGAAAGGCGTTCAGAAGAAATGATCGAAGTAGTTGAAATGCTTTCGGAAAAACAGAATCCTATTATGAGTAAGGCAACTGCAGAATTCTTCAGAAATTTGAGTAAAAATATTAAAAGGCATGAAAATAGACCTGATAATTATATCGAAGTATTTAATCTCTTATCTGAAGATTAG
- a CDS encoding cytochrome c biogenesis CcdA family protein has translation MYIGFLFSFSAGLVSVVSPCVLPLIPIVVGHSILNRKTKDILAFIIGFYIVFAVLTVSTAIFTVAINHYIYYFRLIAAILIIVLGIYFIVNRNIFNYSYKPNPKNETAGSFLIGILTSLAWSPCYGPYIVAVAAYSAATGNWIYSIENMLLFAVGFSISLLLMAFLASKLPFNRIMKYSNEIRIFSGIIITIAGVYLLSGYLGL, from the coding sequence ATGTATATTGGATTTTTATTCTCATTTTCAGCCGGACTAGTATCAGTTGTTTCTCCATGTGTTCTTCCATTGATACCAATAGTAGTTGGTCATTCAATTTTAAACCGTAAAACTAAGGATATTCTTGCATTTATAATAGGTTTTTACATAGTTTTTGCAGTTTTAACTGTTTCAACCGCAATTTTTACTGTTGCTATAAACCATTACATCTATTATTTCCGGTTGATTGCTGCAATTCTTATAATTGTATTGGGAATATATTTTATTGTGAACAGAAATATTTTCAATTACTCATACAAACCTAATCCCAAAAATGAAACTGCAGGATCATTCTTAATTGGAATTTTAACTTCCCTTGCTTGGTCACCTTGTTATGGTCCATATATAGTTGCTGTAGCAGCTTACAGTGCAGCTACAGGTAACTGGATTTACAGTATAGAAAATATGTTGTTATTTGCAGTTGGATTTTCAATATCATTGTTACTAATGGCATTTTTGGCATCTAAATTACCTTTTAATCGTATAATGAAGTATTCTAATGAAATAAGAATCTTTTCAGGAATTATAATCACAATTGCAGGTGTTTATCTGTTAAGTGGATATTTGGGATTGTAA
- a CDS encoding thioredoxin family protein: protein MKKILLVFVVVVVCVGIIFTISSFQGQNNSKQLQNQNDQINLQWNTDLNSALKESQKSNKLVFIDFYADWCGYCKELNKETFTDQKVKEKFDQKYVLVKINGDMYPDITSKYKVYGYPTLLILDSNGNEIKRQTGFVSATELLNVI from the coding sequence TTGAAAAAAATATTACTTGTATTTGTAGTTGTTGTGGTATGTGTAGGTATTATATTTACAATTTCAAGTTTTCAAGGACAGAATAATTCTAAACAGCTACAAAATCAAAATGATCAAATAAATCTCCAGTGGAATACTGATCTAAATTCTGCTTTAAAAGAGTCTCAAAAATCAAATAAACTAGTTTTCATTGATTTTTATGCTGACTGGTGTGGTTACTGCAAAGAACTTAATAAAGAAACATTTACAGACCAGAAGGTTAAAGAGAAATTTGATCAGAAATATGTTCTTGTAAAAATAAATGGGGATATGTATCCCGATATCACCTCCAAATACAAAGTGTACGGTTATCCAACACTTCTTATATTAGATTCAAATGGAAATGAAATTAAAAGGCAGACAGGATTTGTATCAGCTACAGAACTTTTAAATGTAATCTGA
- a CDS encoding damage-control phosphatase ARMT1 family protein, translated as MKVHYECAACFLRQTREALDLATNNDSLKMEVTEKVVKIVSENFHIGAVSNVIGTEVHRTIKQETGNKDPYSKEREISNDIAMDFLPKVEKILGEEKDLKSCIKVAIAGNVIDFGALGLDTDMESLIIKTMGKNPTLDHSKELESELNKCKTVLYLADNIGEIVFDKILIEKLVEYDVEVTVALKEKPILNDACIEDALKIGLNDLAKLTTTGTDSIGVIEQDVSAEFMKLFHESDMVIAKGLGNYEGLGEMDLKMKPVFCLLNAKCRPVARDIGVDLGDNIVLMLSNKS; from the coding sequence ATGAAAGTTCACTATGAATGTGCAGCATGTTTTTTAAGACAGACAAGAGAAGCATTAGATCTTGCAACCAACAATGATTCATTAAAGATGGAAGTCACCGAAAAAGTGGTGAAAATTGTTTCAGAAAATTTCCATATTGGGGCTGTATCCAATGTTATAGGCACTGAGGTTCACAGAACCATAAAGCAAGAAACTGGGAATAAAGATCCTTACAGCAAAGAAAGGGAAATATCTAATGATATTGCAATGGATTTCCTTCCAAAAGTGGAAAAAATTCTAGGGGAAGAAAAAGATCTAAAAAGTTGTATTAAAGTTGCAATAGCAGGTAATGTCATTGATTTTGGTGCTCTTGGATTGGATACGGACATGGAATCTTTGATAATTAAAACTATGGGGAAAAATCCTACTTTAGACCATTCAAAAGAGCTTGAAAGTGAATTAAATAAATGTAAAACCGTTCTTTATCTTGCAGATAACATAGGAGAAATTGTTTTTGATAAGATTCTCATAGAAAAACTAGTAGAATATGATGTTGAAGTTACAGTTGCCCTTAAAGAAAAACCTATATTAAATGACGCATGTATTGAGGATGCTCTAAAAATAGGTTTAAATGATTTAGCCAAACTCACAACAACAGGTACAGATTCAATTGGAGTGATAGAACAGGATGTGTCTGCAGAGTTTATGAAATTATTCCATGAATCTGACATGGTTATAGCCAAGGGATTGGGAAATTATGAAGGTTTAGGTGAAATGGATCTGAAGATGAAACCCGTCTTTTGCCTACTAAATGCTAAATGCAGGCCAGTAGCAAGGGATATAGGTGTTGATCTTGGAGATAATATTGTTTTAATGTTAAGCAATAAATCTTAA
- a CDS encoding site-2 protease family protein: MKDYDLIEEYISRYFKITGFHTTPKGSFFTVKNYDYNNFSKLIKDLNKVGYIPFIESVEGRYTIGIASKKEKSESRIHINIILFIATVATTIFAGYNVAGGNIWDGIAFAVALLGILGVHETAHYYAARKHNVQSTLPYFVPAPTFIGTFGAVINVKSPIPNKNSLFDLGFSGPLAGIIIAVPVLVIGIYLSKITPVISGSMIFYPPPIMSILMYFLAPNIPSGYELQFHPIAFAGWVGIIVTLLNLMPVAFLDGGHIVRSLFTEKIHRIISIVGVFVTFLLGWIPMALLMMLILVLNRRHPGALDNVSKLTVSRKILAVVMLIIFILCLAPVPQII, from the coding sequence TTGAAAGACTATGATCTAATTGAGGAATATATATCAAGGTACTTCAAAATAACTGGATTTCATACAACACCAAAAGGATCTTTTTTTACTGTTAAAAATTATGATTACAATAACTTTTCGAAATTAATAAAGGATCTAAATAAAGTAGGTTACATTCCGTTCATTGAAAGTGTTGAAGGAAGATACACAATAGGAATTGCTAGTAAAAAAGAGAAGAGTGAATCCCGTATCCATATAAACATAATTCTATTCATTGCAACAGTAGCAACCACGATATTTGCAGGTTATAATGTTGCTGGTGGTAACATATGGGATGGAATAGCATTTGCTGTAGCATTATTAGGAATACTCGGAGTACATGAAACAGCTCATTATTATGCAGCTAGAAAACACAATGTACAATCCACATTACCCTATTTTGTACCTGCTCCGACTTTTATAGGGACATTTGGTGCAGTAATAAATGTTAAATCCCCCATACCTAATAAAAATTCCCTTTTTGACTTGGGATTCAGTGGGCCACTTGCAGGTATTATTATAGCAGTCCCCGTCCTTGTAATTGGAATATACCTGTCGAAAATTACTCCTGTAATATCAGGGTCTATGATTTTTTATCCACCACCTATTATGAGTATATTAATGTACTTTTTAGCACCGAATATACCTTCAGGATATGAACTGCAGTTTCATCCAATTGCATTTGCAGGTTGGGTTGGAATAATAGTTACACTTCTTAACCTAATGCCTGTGGCCTTTTTGGATGGAGGACATATAGTAAGGTCGCTGTTCACTGAAAAAATTCACAGAATAATATCTATAGTTGGTGTATTTGTTACATTTTTACTTGGATGGATACCAATGGCCTTACTTATGATGTTGATATTGGTATTAAACAGAAGACATCCTGGTGCACTAGATAATGTTTCCAAGTTGACAGTAAGCAGGAAGATCCTGGCTGTTGTCATGTTAATAATTTTCATACTTTGTCTTGCACCAGTTCCACAAATTATATAA
- a CDS encoding MoaD/ThiS family protein yields MQIKLVIGEREELIEINENNTIKDLLNDIDIASETVVVKKNNCIVIDEELVEEGDLIEVIQVIYGG; encoded by the coding sequence ATGCAAATAAAGTTGGTTATTGGTGAAAGAGAAGAGTTAATTGAAATTAATGAGAATAATACTATTAAAGATCTCCTCAATGATATTGATATTGCATCAGAAACAGTTGTTGTTAAAAAAAATAATTGTATAGTAATTGATGAAGAACTGGTTGAAGAAGGGGACTTAATAGAAGTTATACAAGTTATTTATGGTGGATGA
- a CDS encoding TIGR00269 family protein, translating to MNSCDKCGNPNIIIKKKQSGQKLCKDCFIKSTQNKVIKDIRKYKLIEKGDKVLLGLSGGKDSVMLLDVLNSLRKRNIIDIIAVTIDEGIHGYREEGVEIAARNARKLSVEHRVVTFKEYFGKTLDDIIAQNTLKDGRRNACTYCGVFRRWIFNRVAREEGATKIATGHNLDDETQSIVMSYLEGNIHNLTRIGPKSETKNEMFTIKIKPLREIPEKEIGLYVIAKELEVHFAGCPYAGESFRAEVGSFLKQLSNEHPTIMYSTLRGFDKMKPVLKKEFSTESLVRGCEKCGEPSAARLCKVCSFLESWEESEVD from the coding sequence ATGAATTCATGTGATAAATGCGGTAATCCCAATATCATAATTAAAAAAAAACAATCGGGTCAGAAATTATGTAAAGACTGCTTTATTAAATCAACCCAAAATAAAGTTATTAAAGATATTCGCAAATATAAGCTTATTGAAAAAGGTGACAAAGTATTATTAGGCCTTTCAGGCGGCAAGGATAGCGTAATGCTTCTTGATGTTCTTAACTCTCTTCGGAAAAGAAATATTATAGATATTATAGCAGTTACAATAGATGAGGGAATACATGGTTACAGAGAAGAAGGAGTTGAAATTGCTGCTAGAAATGCAAGAAAATTGAGTGTAGAACATAGAGTTGTGACGTTTAAGGAGTATTTTGGAAAGACTCTCGATGATATAATAGCACAAAATACTCTTAAAGATGGTAGAAGGAACGCATGTACATATTGTGGGGTTTTCAGACGCTGGATATTTAATAGAGTTGCAAGAGAAGAAGGTGCTACCAAAATAGCTACAGGACACAATCTTGACGATGAAACCCAATCAATTGTCATGAGTTACCTTGAAGGGAACATACATAATCTAACAAGAATTGGCCCCAAATCAGAAACAAAAAATGAGATGTTTACAATAAAAATTAAACCGCTTCGAGAAATACCCGAAAAAGAGATTGGATTATATGTTATTGCAAAAGAACTTGAAGTACACTTTGCAGGCTGCCCATATGCCGGAGAATCATTCCGCGCAGAAGTTGGTAGTTTCTTAAAACAACTATCAAATGAACATCCAACCATAATGTACTCTACATTAAGAGGTTTTGATAAGATGAAACCTGTTTTGAAAAAGGAATTTTCTACAGAGTCCTTAGTGAGGGGATGTGAAAAATGTGGGGAACCAAGTGCAGCACGCCTTTGTAAAGTATGCAGCTTTTTAGAATCATGGGAAGAATCTGAAGTAGATTAA
- a CDS encoding dihydropteroate synthase-like protein: MKILIITGKLASQLVKKESSKSKHDVHVHVVNTPIAAFLTPKKIVEEIERYGLNHSDNSNTNQPIFDIKSFDIILTPGLIRKDVNYVKDKMGINTYKGPKDAADIAIVIEMINKLTLSSSIPADKLIEDELRKRAFKFIEEFENNDKNIQKLLKKPENILVGAMPVGQDFPMRVLAEIANAPLLSDYELLKRAKYFVKSGADMVDLGMIAGETKVERIPKMITLLKEHLDVAISIDTLNPVEIKSAVEAGVDMVLSLDHGNCEEVLPHIEDKNIPAVILPTDYSKNWVPETVDERVKSIEEMRMKCSKIDVLADLILDPINSRSIVDSILACRQFKEKNREPVFFGVGNVTELLDADSVGVNALLSGIAMELGASVLFTPEESGKTMGSVKELAISSKMMFLSKNRNSIPKDLGINLVLFKDKRKSDIISEEFNIPIVQAVEDYKFKHDPSGSFKIMIEDEQIKVIHYLKMEPQIAIKGNTAKAVYDEILKRNLISRMEHATYLGSELEKAEIASKIGKNYIQDFPLFKRIYN, translated from the coding sequence ATGAAAATACTTATAATCACAGGAAAACTAGCAAGTCAGTTGGTAAAAAAAGAATCATCCAAATCCAAGCATGATGTGCATGTACACGTAGTTAACACACCCATAGCAGCATTTTTAACCCCCAAAAAGATAGTTGAAGAAATTGAAAGATATGGTTTAAATCATTCTGATAATTCTAATACAAACCAGCCAATCTTTGACATTAAATCATTTGATATTATATTAACTCCAGGTTTAATACGGAAAGATGTTAATTACGTTAAAGATAAAATGGGTATTAATACGTATAAAGGGCCTAAAGATGCAGCAGACATCGCCATAGTCATTGAGATGATCAATAAACTCACTCTATCCTCCAGTATTCCTGCTGATAAACTAATCGAAGATGAACTCCGGAAAAGGGCTTTCAAATTCATTGAAGAATTTGAGAATAATGATAAGAACATTCAAAAACTCCTTAAAAAACCAGAAAATATTCTTGTTGGTGCAATGCCGGTTGGACAAGATTTTCCTATGAGAGTACTTGCTGAAATAGCTAATGCTCCTTTATTAAGCGATTATGAACTGTTAAAAAGGGCAAAATATTTTGTTAAATCCGGAGCGGATATGGTTGATTTAGGTATGATAGCTGGTGAAACCAAAGTGGAACGTATACCTAAAATGATAACTCTACTGAAGGAACATTTGGATGTTGCTATAAGCATTGATACTTTAAATCCCGTAGAGATTAAATCTGCAGTTGAAGCTGGTGTTGATATGGTTTTAAGTCTGGATCATGGTAATTGTGAAGAAGTTCTCCCCCATATTGAAGATAAGAATATTCCTGCTGTTATCCTACCAACAGATTACAGTAAAAATTGGGTGCCAGAAACAGTTGATGAAAGGGTTAAATCCATTGAAGAAATGAGGATGAAATGCAGTAAAATTGATGTTTTAGCAGATCTTATTCTTGATCCAATTAACAGCAGAAGTATTGTGGATTCTATACTAGCTTGTAGACAATTCAAAGAAAAAAATAGAGAGCCTGTATTCTTTGGAGTTGGTAATGTAACTGAACTATTAGATGCAGATTCTGTTGGAGTAAATGCACTTCTTTCAGGTATTGCAATGGAACTCGGTGCAAGTGTACTTTTCACACCGGAAGAGAGTGGAAAAACTATGGGCAGTGTTAAAGAACTTGCAATTTCTTCAAAAATGATGTTTTTATCGAAAAACAGGAATTCTATTCCAAAAGACCTTGGGATAAATCTCGTGTTATTTAAAGACAAGCGTAAATCTGATATAATCTCAGAAGAATTTAATATTCCTATTGTTCAAGCTGTAGAAGACTATAAATTTAAGCATGATCCTTCAGGCAGTTTTAAGATCATGATTGAGGATGAACAGATAAAAGTAATTCACTATCTAAAAATGGAACCTCAAATTGCAATAAAGGGAAATACAGCAAAGGCAGTATATGATGAAATATTAAAACGGAATTTAATTTCAAGAATGGAGCATGCAACCTACCTAGGTTCAGAGCTTGAAAAAGCGGAAATTGCATCTAAAATTGGTAAGAATTATATCCAAGACTTTCCACTTTTCAAGAGAATTTATAATTAG
- the porC gene encoding pyruvate synthase subunit PorC — MIEVRFHGRGGQGAVTAAEILAKAAFEDGKYCQAFPFFGVERRGAPVMAFTRIDDQPIRRRYQVYNPDYVVVLDDGLLEVVDVFSGLKDGGKIIINTNNGVETINGAEIHKVDATGIALDILGVPIVNTILLGAFAGVTGAVSIESIIKIIKETFSGEIGEKNAKAAKLAYDAAKEGH, encoded by the coding sequence ATGATTGAAGTTCGCTTTCACGGACGTGGAGGACAGGGTGCAGTTACAGCTGCGGAGATACTTGCAAAGGCCGCTTTTGAAGACGGTAAATACTGTCAGGCGTTCCCATTTTTCGGGGTTGAAAGAAGAGGCGCCCCAGTTATGGCATTTACCAGAATAGATGACCAGCCAATTAGAAGAAGGTATCAAGTTTACAATCCAGACTATGTCGTAGTTCTGGATGATGGGCTTTTAGAAGTCGTGGATGTATTTTCAGGGCTTAAAGATGGAGGAAAAATAATAATAAACACCAATAATGGTGTAGAAACAATTAACGGTGCAGAGATCCACAAAGTTGATGCAACAGGAATAGCACTTGACATTTTGGGTGTTCCAATCGTTAACACCATATTATTAGGAGCATTTGCAGGTGTTACTGGTGCAGTTTCAATCGAATCGATTATAAAAATTATAAAAGAAACCTTCAGCGGAGAAATAGGTGAAAAGAACGCCAAAGCCGCAAAACTAGCTTACGACGCTGCAAAAGAGGGACATTAA
- the porD gene encoding pyruvate synthase subunit PorD — protein sequence MVSIGAAVKEPGSTRQNKTGSWRTFKPILDKDKCIKCVNCIMFCPEGCVNKDYDIDYDFCKGCGICAEECPVKAIKMERE from the coding sequence ATGGTATCAATAGGAGCAGCAGTTAAAGAACCGGGCAGTACCCGTCAAAATAAAACAGGTAGCTGGAGAACATTTAAACCCATTCTTGACAAGGATAAGTGCATAAAATGCGTAAACTGTATAATGTTCTGTCCTGAAGGATGTGTAAACAAGGATTATGACATTGACTACGATTTCTGTAAAGGATGCGGCATATGCGCAGAAGAATGTCCTGTAAAAGCAATAAAAATGGAGAGAGAATAA